The Euphorbia lathyris chromosome 8, ddEupLath1.1, whole genome shotgun sequence genome has a window encoding:
- the LOC136202482 gene encoding 26S proteasome regulatory subunit 4 homolog B-like, translating to MGQGPSGMNRPPGDRKNDSDNKKDKKYEPAAPPSRVGRKQRKQKGSEAAARIPTVTPHTKCKLRLLKLERVKDYLLMEEEFVANQERLKPLEEKNEEDRSKVDDLRGSPMSVGNLEELIDENHAIVSSSVGPEYYVGILSFVDKDQLEPGCAILMHNKVLSVVGLLQDDVDPMVSVMKVEKAPLESYADIGGLDAQIQEIKEAVELPLTHPELYEDIGIKPPKGVILYGEPGTGKTLLAKAVANSTSATFLRVVGSELIQKYLGDGPKLVRELFRVADDLSPSIVFIDEIDAVGTKRYDAHSGGEREIQRTMLELLNQLDGFDSRGDVKVILATNRIESLDPALLRPGRIDRKIEFPLPDIKTRRRIFQIHTSRMTLADDVNLEEFVMTKDEFSGADIKAICTEAGLLALRERRMKVTHVDFKKAKEKVMFKKKEGVPEGLYM from the exons ATGGGTCAAGGCCCATCGGGCATGAACCGTCCGCCGGGTGACCGGAAGAACGATTCCGATaacaagaaagacaagaaaTATGAACCCGCCGCCCCCCCTTCCCGCGTTGGCCGGAAGCAACGCAAACAAAAGGGTTCTGAGGCCGCCGCTCGCATCCCCACTGTCACTCCTCATACTAAGTGCAAACTCCGACTCCTGAAACTTGAGCGCGTCAAGGATTATCTTCTTATGGAGGAGGAATTTGTTGCCAATCAAGAAAGGCTTAAGCCCCTAGAGGAGAAGAACGAGGAAGATAGATCCAAGGTCGACGATTTGAGAGGCTCGCCAATGAGCGTCGGAAACTTGGAGGAGCTGATTGATGAAAATCACGCCATTGTTTCTTCCTCGGTTGGACCTGAGTATTACGTGGGCATTCTCTCCTTTGTGGATAAGGACCAGCTAGAGCCTGGTTGCGCTATTCTTATGCACAATAAG GTTCTTTCTGTTGTTGGTCTTCTTCAGGATGATGTTGATCCCATGGTGTCTGTAATGAAGGTTGAGAAAGCTCCACTAGAATCTTATGCTGACATTGGTGGTTTAGATGCCCAAATCCAGGAAATTAAGGAGGCAGTGGAGCTTCCTCTTACTCATCCTGAATTATATGAAGATATTGGTATAAAACCCCCTAAAGGAGTGATACTCTATGGAGAGCCTGGAACAGGGAAGACCTTGCTTGCCAAG GCAGTAGCAAATTCTACATCAGCAACTTTCTTGCGTGTGGTAGGAAGTGAACTGATTCAGAAGTACTTGGGAGATGGACCAAAATTGGTCAGGGAGCTTTTCAGAGTTGCGGATGACCTTTCACCATCTATTGTCTTCATTGATGAAATTGATGCAGTTGGCACGAAGAG ATATGATGCACATTCGGGGGGTGAACGCGAAATCCAAAGAACCATGTTGGAGTTACTGAACCAGTTAGATGGTTTTGATTCAAGAGGAGATGTGAAAGTAATTCTTGCAACAAACAGAATTGAAAGTCTTGATCCTGCCTTGTTGCGCCCTGGACGAATAGACAGAAAGATCGAATTTCCCCTTCCAGATATCAAAACCAGGAGGCGTATTTTCCAG ATACATACATCAAGGATGACATTAGCAGATGATGTTAACTTGGAAGAGTTTGTGATGACTAAAGATGAGTTTTCAGGGGCTGATATCAAAGCTATATGTACAGAAGCGGGCTTGCTTGCTCTGAGAGAGCGGCGCATGAAG GTAACCCATGTAGACTTTAAGAAAGCAAAGGAGAAAGTGATGTTCAAAAAGAAAGAAGGGGTTCCAGAAGGACTCTACATGTGA
- the LOC136202481 gene encoding uncharacterized protein, whose amino-acid sequence MSGKKGPSSDTTLLLGPQQRTSSVHHFSNTRSSSPRFSVEMSTLSAVNRRSIFLGVDVGTGSARAGLFDENGKLLGSASSPIQIWKERDCVEQSSTDIWHAICAAVNSACSLADISGEEVTGLGFAATCSLVAVDADGSPVSVSWSGDSRRNVIVWMDHRAIKEAEKINSLNSSALQYCGGAISPEMQPPKLLWVKENLQESWSMVFRWMDLSDWLSYRATGDDTRSLCTAVCKWTYLGHAHLQRNDEKDSRNMEACGWDDDFWEEIGLGDLVEGHHAKIGRSVAFPGHPLGSGLTPGAAKELGLVAGIPVGTSLIDAHAGGVGILESVPCTESDVKEDDKEAIGHRMALICGTSTCHMALSRSKLFIPGVWGPFWSAMVPEYWLTEGGQSATGALLDYIIENHAASPRLANRAASQKISLFELLNTILKTLMDDLKLPFLAALTEDVHVLPDFHGNRSPIADPKSKGIIYGMTLDTSENQLALLYLASVQGIAYGTRHIVEHCNAHGHKIDTLLACGGLSKNVVFLQEHADAIGCPIILPRESESVLLGAAILGAVAAKKYASLTEAMRALSAAGQVIHPSKDPKVKKYHDAKYHIFRQLYEQQLSQRSIMAKALE is encoded by the exons ATGTCTGGGAAAAAAGGTCCGTCGTCAGATACTACACTATTGCTTGGTCCACAACAACGCACTTCTTCCGTTCATCATTTTTCCAACACTCGCTCCTCTTCTCCTCGTTTCTCCGTCGAGATGTCCACACTCTCCGCCGTTAACCGTCGCTCCATCTTTCTCGGTGTCGACGTTGGCACCGGTAGTGCTCGCGCTG GTCTGTTCGATGAGAATGGAAAACTTCTTGGTTCTGCTAGTAGTCCAATTCAAATATGGAAAGAACGTGACTGCGTTGAG CAATCCTCAACAGATATTTGGCATGCTATATGTGCAGCTGTGAATTCAGCATGCTCTCTTGCTGATATTTCTGGGGAAGAAGTTACTGGCTTGGGGTTTGCTGCTACGTGTTCTCTTG tTGCGGTTGATGCTGATGGATCCCCAGTATCAGTTTCTTGGAGTGGGGATTCAAGACGAAATGTTATTGTTTGGATGGACCATAGAGCTATAAAAGAAGCTGAGAAGATCAATTCCTTAAACTCATCAGCGTTACAATACTGTGGTGGAGCTATTTCCCCTGAAATGCAGCCACCAAAG CTTTTGTGGGTGAAAGAAAATTTGCAAGAATCATGGTCTATGGTATTCAGGTGGATGGACTTGAGTGATTGGTTGTCCTACAG AGCAACAGGTGATGATACTCGTAGTTTGTGTACAGCAGTATGCAAATGGACATATCTTGGTCATGCACATCTGCAACGAAATGATGAAAAAGATTCCCGAAACATGGAAGCCTGTGGATGGGATGATGACTTTTGGGAAGAGATTGGCCTAGGAGATCTAGTAGAAGGGCATCATGCTAAGATTG GACGGAGTGTAGCTTTCCCTGGCCATCCTTTGGGTTCTGGTCTCACTCCTGGAGCTGCAAAG GAGTTGGGTCTTGTAGCTGGTATTCCTGTTGGGACCTCACTGATTGATGCTCATGCTGGCGGTGTAGGGATCTTGGAGAGTGTTCCTTGTACAGAATCTGATGTTAAAG AGGATGACAAGGAAGCAATAGGTCATCGTATGGCTTTAATTTGTGGTACTTCTACTTGTCATATGGCTCTATCACGGAGCAAGCTGTTCATTCCTGGGGTTTGGGGACCATTTTGGTCAG CAATGGTCCCTGAGTACTGGCTCACGGAGGGTGGACAGAGTGCCACTGGTGCACTATTGGATTATATCATAGAAAACCATGCTGCTTCTCCTAGACTTGCAAATCGTGCTGCCTCTCAAA AAATATCACTGTTTGAACTATTGAACACCATATTGAAGACTCTGATGGATGACCTTAAGCTTCCATTTCTTGCTGCTTTGACCGAAGATGTACATGTCCTTCCTGACTTTCACGGAAACAG ATCTCCCATTGCAGATCCAAAATCTAAAGGAATTATCTACGGCATGACCCTTGACACAAGTGAAAATCAACTAGCTCTTTTATACCTTGCCAGTGTACAGGGTATTGCATATGGAACTCGTCACATCGTGGAGCATTGTAATGCTCATGGTCACAAA ATTGACACGCTGCTTGCATGTGGTGGCCTTTCAAAAAATGTTGTGTTTCTTCAAGAACACGCTGATGCCATTG GCTGCCCTATTATACTTCCACGGGAAAGCGAGTCTGTGCTACTGGGTGCTGCTATTCTTGGTGCTGTTGCTGCAAAGAAATACGCCAGTCTTACTGAGGCCATGAGGGCACTTAGTGCAGCTGGTCAG GTCATTCATCCATCAAAAGACCCAAAGGTGAAGAAGTATCATGATGCCAAGTACCATATTTTCCGGCAGCTTTATGAACAGCAACTGTCTCAACGTTCAATCATGGCTAAAGCTTTGGAGTGA